The DNA window ATCGAGCGTTGCGTCCTTCTTTCGGGGGGTAGAGATGTCAGCCGCGAGGAACTGCTTTCCATTTGGAAACGCGGGACCCCGGTGGATCGGAGGGAATCCCCCTCTTACCTCGTACAGGTTCCCGTACCATTGGATCGACCCGATCTCAAGGAGGCGATCCGGGAAGTCGAAAAGCAGCTTATACGGCTTGCACTCGAGCGCACCGGGGGGAACCGGCCGAAAGCGGCGGAGCTTTTGGGTATCAGCCACCCGGCATTGATATACAAGGCGAAGGCTTACGGTTTGAACTGATCATCGGTTTGAATTGATCATAATTTAGTATAATTATGCTAATTTAATATTCAGTTAAAAATCGCTTGACTTAAACTTACAGGGAGGTATGATTTTGCCCAGGGCCCGCACGGGTGCGATTCAAACGCCTTTTCCGATCGGGGGGTTGGTGTCCCAATGATGAAAACGACGAAAGAGAGGACTAAACTGGAAGCCAATAATGTCCGAAAAATCAGGGAAGGGCTGCTGATGAGCAAGGCTGAGCTGGCCCGGCGCGCCGGCGTGTCGGTCTTGACCATCGACCGGGTGGAAAAGGGAATGGCGTGCCGCATGGATACGAAACGCAAGATCATACTGTCCCTGGGGCTCCAGTTGTCCGACAGGGACAAAGTCTTCAAGAAGGAAGACTGATCGCGGGGATGGCGATGGCGATATTCGGATCGAAAGACCTGATCGGCCTGGACATAGGCTCAAGCTCGATCAAGCTTGCACATATCAAGGCTGCCGGGAACGAATACGGCGTGAAGAAATTCGGGGTGTTCCACCTTCCGCCGGATGCAATCGTAGACGGGGCCATAATGGATCATGCCTCCGTGATCGAAGGAATAAAAACTGCCTTGCGCGAGCTGAAAGTGAGGGAAAAGGAGGTGGCCACCTCCCTTTCCGGGCATTCGGTCATAATCAAAAAGGTCGTCCTGCCCACCACGACTCCGGAAAAGCTGGAAGAGTCCATCCAGTGGGAAGTGGAGCAGTACATCCCCTTCGACATCAAGGACGTCAAGATAGACTTCCAGGTGATCGGGCCTCTCAAGGACGATCCTTCCAGGATGGACGTTCTCCTCGTGGCCGTGAAAACGGACCTGGTCAACGATTATATCTCCGTGGTAAAGGATGCCGGTCTGTCCCCGTCGATAGTGGACATCGACTCCATCGCCGCGGGGAACGCGTTCGAGTTCTGCCATCCGGTCTCCGACGAGCAGGTCCCGATGGTGATAAACGTCGGAGCTTCCTTCATGAACGTCAACATCCTCCATTCGGGTGTCCCCCTGTTTACGAGGGACGTGCCGATGGGAGGGGGGATGTACACCTCCGAGATCCAGAAACAGCTTGCCGTGAGCTTCGAGACGGCGGAAGCGCTGAAGGTCGGGGCCAAGGATGCCGCAGACCGCGCCGAGAAGCTGACGGAAGTCATGAAAACCGTTTCCAGCGTCCTCGCCACGGAAGCGCAGCGCTCCTACAACTTCTTTTCGGCCACTTACCCGGACCGGCTT is part of the Deltaproteobacteria bacterium genome and encodes:
- the pilM gene encoding type IV pilus assembly protein PilM, coding for MAIFGSKDLIGLDIGSSSIKLAHIKAAGNEYGVKKFGVFHLPPDAIVDGAIMDHASVIEGIKTALRELKVREKEVATSLSGHSVIIKKVVLPTTTPEKLEESIQWEVEQYIPFDIKDVKIDFQVIGPLKDDPSRMDVLLVAVKTDLVNDYISVVKDAGLSPSIVDIDSIAAGNAFEFCHPVSDEQVPMVINVGASFMNVNILHSGVPLFTRDVPMGGGMYTSEIQKQLAVSFETAEALKVGAKDAADRAEKLTEVMKTVSSVLATEAQRSYNFFSATYPDRLVTKVFLTGGAAKSRFLKEMMAEKIGVEVEIFNAFEGLTVDERLVDPAVVSRNTTAATVAIGLALRNLEDRR
- a CDS encoding helix-turn-helix domain-containing protein → MKTTKERTKLEANNVRKIREGLLMSKAELARRAGVSVLTIDRVEKGMACRMDTKRKIILSLGLQLSDRDKVFKKED